ATTGGTTAAGTACTTGTGAACTGTCATTTATATTGGTTGTCATGTATCAGAGTTCAGGACAAGTGTGTAAAAGTGTTTtattaactacttaatttttttatgtactctttcccccattcttttcccagcccgagaagagccctaaaagagttcagaggtctggttaaacaaatcatttataactaactaactatgccatttttttttattccctaaaACCATTTTTGAATACTACTAATATCCCAAATTTAGGGGTTAAGAAATTACAACAAAGCCTTCTTTAGATATAACatatgaaaccataaaatcaaagCATAGTACATGTATTCTACTCGTCATGTTACAGTATTTCAAAAACAGTTGTACTGAGCAcggaaagaataaatatttctgcATGAAAAGCGTCAAGTGTACAATATGATTATATTCCTCTGCTTGAGAAACATGAGCCTGTGCTGGGACAATGGGGacaatgaaagttaaaaaaaaaaaaaaataatattgtctcATACCTGATGGAGGCTCGGCAGTCACCATCACTCGTGGGGTTCCAGCCATATGGGGGCTACTTCCTTTCTTTTGCAAGTCTCTGACATCGTCTACTCTCCTGACAAAAGGAGCATAGAGCAGTGTCAGATAGGTGATAAGCAAACCTCTGATTACAAGATACCTCGTTGGTCAAAGTTAAGACTAGgcataattatttctctctctatactaTTGTGTTTATAAATGTTGATTTTCAAATCAAGTTACAAAGTTATCAAGTTACAAAGTTAACAAGTTAATTTGGGTACTTAACATTCTCCAAATTAAATGCGCTTACTATAACACTGGCTTTTagtattaaaataagaaattactgtaaattcaaaACATATGTACTCTATGTTCATATACAGAGTGCAAAATGAAGTTAACTATAAAAATCTGTCCTAGAttcactaaaagaaaatattgtattgaaaAACTGATATGGATATTTAGCAGTCATCTAATAAGAGTAAAATCAATGACCATGCATATTACTACAGCAACTACTGCCTGGTAATAAAATTGCAACTATCTTGCAATCTGCATGAATGAATCAATTTTTCTACTATACATAATTCATTTCCAGGCATGACTTATGTTTAATAAACCTAAATTACTTAGctaattttcttccaaaaaatcaatataataacCTGACTTTGATACAGGATTTAATGTgacctaaaatgaaaataaaattattttgttttttccaaattttcagtGACTTACAACTTAACAGCGCTTCCATCATGCATTATAATTGATGTGCAGTGAGCTTGTCCATTTACTTGCAACTGACATCGCTGCAGTTCACATTTCTCCTGCGCTTTTTCAAAGTAGCTGTATAGCCTGTTGGTCCATTCTCCTACTGCACGAATATGGAGCCATAGTTCATCTGATAAGAAAAAGTTTGTTACAAAATCAATTTCTGTTTAGCTAATTCAGAAACCCACACTCATAAACAATCAATGAAATTATCActcaattattaaataaaaagtaatggaatggtatatactgtacaatacagtACTCTCAGTTTCTAACATGCCTTTATAGATCTTTCATAAGACTTGCCAAATTCTTCTGGTGAAGATGAAATTGTGATGAGATGTCATGTTAATTTTACAGCTGAATTTTCCTGTAAAGAACTACTATGGACAGTATTTTCTCTGGTAAACCTGAATCTATTTAAGCGCATTCACTAGACTTTTGCAATGCAATTCACTATACTTACCATCCTGCAATGCAATGCACTATACTATTTTGCAATGCCATTCATTATACTTACCATCCTGTTCTGGAGCAGATGAGATAGTGAAGGGATGCCATTCATATTTTGCAATTGCAGGGATGTTGACAAAGACATAGTCGCCAGGATGGAAGTGAAAATTCATGGGTCGCTTGATAACCAAGTGGATAACTTTGGAAGGCAACAACACTCCGGAGctttaaaacagtaaaaagaacaaaattattgcTTCAATAATTAttgcacagaaaattaaaagtttaagaaaatacTCATGAAGATGACAAAAAGTCAGGATTTATCAAGTACAGTATAAAATTGGAGCATAGGAAGATAGGGTACATACTGGTAATACTGTACAGCattaaaggaagaaatgaataGTCAAAACTCAGAAACTAGAGTAAATTATGGGGAAAGTTGTAATTTTAGAAACGACTCGGAAACACTTATCAACAATATACTTAAACTTTTCTCACATTTAATGGTGCATGTtgattaatccttttttttttttaaattaagtgaAATTACTTCCAGAACTTTAAGCGTAATGATCACTAAGTTGCAAAATTAACCTTTAAGcttattactaattttcaaaaaacatttaAGTTTGCTGGATGGCTCAATTTttccaaaattaataattatagcTTAATGAATGACCAGTTCCCTATCACTGATGAAGACAGTCAACTTTCGCTGACCTAATGAATGAGTAAAGCTTCACACCACTTATGTATATTCTGAAAGTTTTGTGGCCAAACTACTTTACAAAAATTTCCTTACATTGGCACTTGGGTTTGATGAATGAATACAATTTCTTTAACTGGCATACTGGCATTAAAGCCTAATTAATTACTAAAATGTCTCTACAGTGGCTTTTTAAACTTTGATGAAAGCTTTTAAAATCTCCTAGGACACTGGAATTCAAGCTTggagaatgaataaaattctctTATACCAGTATACTGAAAACCTTTGTAATCACTATTTTCAAACACTTGATATTAACCTTTATGAATAACTGAAATTTCCAACAGCATTTATCTCAACTTACCTGATGTAGGTCCTTCCTCTCCCAGTACGCATTCTAATTGATCTGTGGATTCTTTCTATGAGGAAGATGATGCCTGGAGCCACAAACCACTTCCAGAAATTCGGCCCATGAAAAATGGTCAATATGAAGAAAGCTATGTAGAGCAAGTGAGTCCAGTAAAACACCTGTAAACAATATCGAgaaaaagatttcttgaaaacTTGGCTTGCATTTtgatctttctttcatttgcccTAAGCCTGcctcatatacagtactgtatataatgaatgaatagaGTGAGTCCAACTTTACTGCTAAAGTAGTCACTGTATCTGGAAACTGGGGTTTACAAAGTCTATCTTTTCCATAACTTTTGATTATTCCTTcattcttagtttatttttacaGGGATATACTTTTCGAATGTATGTGGATGTAGCCAGGTTGGGGCAGTGTGGGGCTGCTTGCTCTTCCCTCAAGTTTTGGCAAGcggacaaaaatatgaaaatcataaatgtaaagaaatataacTAATACTTTATAATCTACAAGCCACAAAGGTATGAAGTACGTGTTCCACGGctgaaagatatataataaaatattagcaAAACTTTGTAAAGCTATAAAGCTAAAGTTTACCAAATAAACTTTTGTTCCACCGACTGAAATCCTGGCTAATCCACGAAAATACATGCgcatttcaaggaaaaaaagtAGAACTCACCTCAAAATACCCAGACTTTCTGACGAATGGTTGAGAGCAAATCACCATCAACGTCAAAATGACCATGAGAGCCACACCTGTCGGATTCGCTATGCCCCCGATCAGTCCGAACAAACCTGGTTTCATGGTGAAGAGCCACTCGGCAGCTGTGTATGTTTGGTTGTTGACCACCAAGTTGGGTGCAATATTCAGAGCTGAGCAAGAAAGGAACACTTAGGTAATTGCTGTTGCTATtcccaaatataaatatttaaatactttattattcatagtgagcatgaaatatagaaaaagttgAAAGGCCATAGAGTTTATATAACACACTTCCGATGATATAATGttcaagggtaaaaaaaaaataaatgtaaagaaaatgactACCTGAATTTCACTTCAAAAAGGAAAGCTATGTCCACTTATTGGTTGGTTGGTTTTAAACTAAATTGGCCTTATACCAGCGGGGACCCTTACTGCAGTGTATAATAGGCTTGGTTACTATGGCTTTGTGCACAGCGAGTTCACTTAAAAGATGTACAACTTATAACTCGTAATAATACTCACGGAAATTGATGCAGTGCATCAGGGtatgaacaaatgaaaagatgaagaTGACCCAGCCACACATCTTGTGGAGATAAAGGTGCTGATCTAGAGGCAAGATCGCAGATGCTCCCATCGACCTCAGGTAAGTTATACATTGCCTTAAGATTAACACCAAAACAAACATGCAGTTGAAGTTGAGACACTGACCTGTGTAAACGAAAATAGATGGGTACTGTATTATAAAGGGGGTTTGTTCAAGTGTGAATTTATCTTCCTCACTTACTTTCGAAAATTACACCGACAAAAGTCTTCTTactagaagaaatgaaaaaggttcCACAACTTTTAATTCCACAGAATTACTGCTGACAAGATGACTATATATTGCAAGGCTTACCACACGCTCTTGCAACTATGTAAAATCCATTCTCCTTTTGGAATTGCACGGCACGAGAAATGAAGAGACCAAGATTAACGGCGATGTAGCCGAGAAGGAAAGACAAATAGACGTAATTATTCTTCATGTAGGGAAGACTCATCTGGTAGGGTTTCAGTCTGCTCATGCGGTTCTTGGCAGACTCCTTGTTGCTGCCCAAATTTGGAGGCACTAGCCATCTGTCTATGCTGTGGCGAGAAAAATAGCagtgtagaaaataaaatataattagtatTTTACGTTACTttaaggaaataaacagattacCCTGTACAGTAGGAGACTTATTCAATTTGAGatcaaattaaaattatcacaGTTGGCATACTTTATGCAGAAAAATTATGCATAGTTACAACATACACGTAATCAGTCAGTATTTAAGAAAATGCAGTTTAATAAATTCATCGCACCAATTACCTTATGGAGAGATTTTCCAGGAGTCCATTGTGCTTTTCTAACTGAGCCTTGAGGGACTCGTAAGTGATAGCTCCCTGCTTCTGGGTGTCAGCATCTTCAAATAAGGCCAGAGTCAGATCTTCGATCTGTTCGTCACTGAATTTCATGCCATTTTCTTCCATGCACGCCTTCATCACCTTCTGCAGCTCGCTCTGTTGGATCAGTCCGTCGCCTGAGAATAGAATGGTTACGGGAATAGTTATTGGATACTCTAGTTTCGCGTTTAGGTGGAAAGTTCTGGCAACAGTCTTTTCTAAGGCGTCACTGTTACTTTATGCTCCATATTTCGAGTTTGTGTTAAAGCTCAAGCAACAGAAACTTCTTAAGTCGTCACTGCTTAACTGGTCATCATACGTTTTAAATTTCGGGTTAAATCTACCTATCTAGCGACGGAAACATTTTAAATGCAAGCTTTAAACTTCGAGTTTTAGTTAAAGATTTAGCAAGAGAGAATTGGCACAAAGTAAGTGGCCAGTGGACGAGTTTCCAATTTACGTTAAAAATCCCGAGGCGGAGTTCTTATTCTGGCAATAAAAGGCTAATTGAAAACTTTGCAGTTGGCTAATGGacgtatatatttctaaattaaaggGGACTTTAATACAAAGATGAAAACTGCTAAGTCACTGAACTATACGAATTTCGAAATTGTGTTAATGGTCAGGCGATGGAATTTTTATAAGATCATTCACAGCCTAGAAAAGAAAATGTGTATAGGTGTATCCTGGACAAGGGAGCTCCCAATAGAGGTTAAAACTCAGCAATGCCAAGGTCTCGCAGGGTAATTCAGCGCTTGGAGACAAGTCATTCAGGGTTTTATATTCAACAACTACTGGACCATTACACCTTCAGATTTtgtaagaattttaattttgcttgtcATTAAGAATTACATGCAACTTGTATGCACTATAACTATAtaataaacagaataattaaTTGTAAGTTTACGGGgttgcaaaatgaaaatcctGGATGCATTACATGTTCTTATGTACTTAGttgaattttaaatttgtaatGCACTTAAAAATTTAAAGCTATGCAACCAACACAGCTGAGAAATTagtcataagtaaaaataatataaaaaattgcatCACTCAATTTTGTTCTGCcccctttctcttatttttccgcGATCTTCAAACTCTTTAGTCTTGAAAATTAATAATCCCATTTTTTTTGGCCTGAAAGATAAAGTTTAATACTCACCATCTAAGTCGTAGACCCTAAACAAGAACTTGATCTTATCATTGGGTGACTTTCCGGCAAACTGGTGCATGGCATCGAGAAATTCTGACAGGGAGACAGTGCCGCTGTTGTCTCGGTCGAAAATCTGGAACACCCTCTCCGCGAAAAAGGACTACAAAAAAgggtaaaagaacaaaaataaaataagcatagtaacaatgaaaagtggaATATTCAGGACAGGAAATTTTGCTACTATATTCTTGGGATAATTGTTTGTACACGACGAGTAAATTTTCTAAAACGACAAAATATTGAAGGGCCTCGATGATACATTTTCCAactctacagtatatattctaAGAATGCAAAGACACGATTCATATAAATTGCAATGTCTTTTACTAAATTTCATGCGATTACTGTATAATATCTGAAGAATCTCAATTCCTAGGGAAAGTATTCCAAAGAGAACAGATCCCAGCTTGCGTGGGACAAATAAAACAGTTGCCTTGGTGTGCTGTATGAAAGGGAGATGCAGTGTAGAAAGAGAATAGAGAAAACACCGTTACACTGTAACTCCTGCTGACACACCATTCAAacccagtttatatataaataaaaatgtaaaatcagtgaACACTTtgtatcatttaataaaaaaaaattatgaaaaacaacttACATTTCGGGAGTGTACAATCTTTTTGAAGTCATCGAAGGAAAGTTCTTGTTTGTGACCCAACGCTTGACGAAAGAGTTGTTCCAGCCATTCCAGATTTTCTCTCGTGAAGCCCGTCCTAGGACTGGAACAGACCAAAATGTTTCAATCGACATAAGTCTAAATCTGATGAAAATGGGGAAGGTGTTTCGCATAACAGCCAGGACAATAAATAAGCCGCAGCTGGACAAATGCTATGGGCCCTTCCAATAGGCATTAAACTTTTGACAAGGAGAATggactttattcatttatattgtcGTTTTTTGGTACGTGTGTGTTATTTCAAATAAACTCTGAAGAAATGAAGGTAAAAACTATGCAAAGTCTGTAAAAGAAGTCATATGATACGGAATGTACAACAAGTTATTAATACGTTAAAATGCAATTAAGTCGACAAGGACGCAGCGGACTTCCTTCTTTGCACAATGCAATCAATAAGTGTAATCAATAAGTTACAATTAATTCCGCAAGATTATCTACCATGCATTCCATAATTTCTTCACTTGTTATACCAAAGTCGGCAATCACAGTTACCTGTAACTGTGAGCTGCATAATTTATTTAGGATTCGTATCTATAATTTCCCTGGGATTCATACGGATAAGCTGACTAGGTTCGCAGTTATAATTCCACTGGGATTCCTGTTCATATTTGTTCAcaccatttatcactttttaATTTAGCACTTATTTCATGATAACTCTGAGTGTTAAACTATCaatatcaagaaattaatacTAAGGGTTTATGGACTTCTGAAtacactttttctctctcgtgGGAAggacttgtttatatataaatcaagctTAAAGCAAACAACACAAACAAGAACGATGAAAAGAGTGTAAAAATTACACCTCTGTTGAAAACACTGTATAAGCGGTTGTAACAACACCAATAATTATGTAACAAGGGTTATAATGGTTACACGAACATAATACAAACAATTGCGCGATATGGGTTGGGGCGTTGAttacgatacaaaaaaaaaaaaaaaaatggagttttagttttcattgtcaGTTTACTATTTTAGCTTCCAAATGagttaacatacacacatatacaaatataaaagaatgggCTGGTTAGCTCCCGACAGTTAGTATGAGATTAGCAGGCTTTTTGTCACTTCattaccataccataccatattACACGCTCGGGCGGTACAAACACCGTAGAGGCCATAGCAAAATTTGTTCTCAGAGATGAATCTGAGCATCCAAAAGACTTTCCAAAGTTTAGCGGTACATTCTTGCTCAGCCTGTCCGAACCTGCTGGCGATTAAATATGTgtaaaagtcagagagagagagagagagagagtcgatctAACCTTGGTTTGATAAGGATAACCTCATCGAGGCGCTGATATTTTGATTCTGATGACATACAGTTTGATGGATCACTAACCACAGcccatttttcctttcttcatcctTCCTTCTCCCCACCTCCAGATACAACACAGCAGTCGACTGACCAACTGGCACTTAGTTCAATAGTTACGTGAATCAAGGCACAATAGGATTAAGAGAAAGAGCCAACCAAGTTGTTTCTGGCCAGGATAAAACCCGAGGTTCTTCAGTTGGAAGAGAAGGAAATGAATCAAGGGAGAGGACTGTTCTATTCCATTGTGTAACCttttctgtttacatttatttactcataaatTCTTACATCTCCACCTTTCTACTTTCGACTAGCTGTTTTCGGCACAAGCAATTCTGAACAAACTTTGAAACagcatttgactttttttttttccaaagccatgactttatttacagaaaagacAGCGGTTTTTTCACGACAACACAGCACTGAAGCTACAAACATTCAGTCCTACTAAGGCGACAGAGTTGCGCACATATCATGAGTGATATTGCTCGATGATACCACTCATTCAAATACCGAAATGACCTCAATAACCGAATACTATGAATAATACTGTATCACATAGCATTCATAAATCAACTCATTACCTCGCATGGCTTCGGAGGTTAAGGAAAACATCCCAAAACTTTCCCAGTCATTAGCAAGCACagtcgaaaatcataaaaaaaaaatgaccgcaCTATGGCTCATTACAATTCCTACAACACAGAGGAACATTCTGCTCAGAAACGTTTCTTTTCTTCGATTATTAGTAACTAAGAACGTTAACCTTACGTTCAGGCCTCCTCTTACATCTCAATTCTGAGcgtgtattgaaaaaaaataaatcattggcGAATCGAGTATCCAGACATTTCTACAACTGTTATTGTAAAAATGTCTGGATATTCTTCTTTAAAACTGAACTTATTTCAAAACAACTTTTTATATTACCTAATGGCTACAgttcacattttcttttgaaacctACCCCTCATCAAGACGTATCTTATATACTCAtcttggtcagccactcaattGCACTACATGTCTATGTTAGCTTTCAGCCAACACAACAGATAAACCCGAACACTGAACTCTTACGCTAATGGTCTACATGATAATAATACCACCACTAAATAGTAAAAGTGACTCTCACAGGTGAGGAACATGACTGTAGGTGTTCACTTACCATCCTTGAGATATTTGCGACATTGTCCTGGAAAGGAACTTGCGGCGTGCATGCCGCTTGCAGCAGTTGGTGATCATTCTGCAGCAAGCACAAAAACCAGTGCTTTTCATCCCTTGCACTCGGGGGCCACATTTCGGGCAGTCCGTAATTCTGTTCGCTTCGACGTCCGTGCTCATTTTGTTCGGTATTTAAATTATTCTAGATCAGGTTTACAATGATTATGTCGTTAACTGCTTATTACTTAAATTAACTAGCTGGTTAACCGCTCCGTAAGCGTTCAGTGctcgatatataaattattatgagATGAGGTTTacgacatatataaatttttcaagattaattaaaatatttataaataagcagTAGAAACGTTCGGCTATTTCAAATCGGTATCTTATCAGAGAGGAGTCGCTGTTTTCTCTGTCTAAACTTCTGTCGCATGAATAGATATACAAGTTTAAACTACGATAAATAAATGAtacattaatgaaataatttacagTTAGATAACATAAGACTACGATACTTGAATTATATATGACTTAAATAATTAACGTTTAAATAAATTAAGACTacgataaattatataatttaaataatttacaacgATAGATGAATTCTAAATCATTAACGAGATaggaattataaataatttcactatGACTGCAGTAATAAACTATTAAAATCACTGAAACAAGTCTGAGATAATTTAGAAATTACACGACTCGAACTGCGGTAATTCGATGATAAATGATAcagcataaaatatttaaaaaagaaagcaaggaGGAACACGCCCAAGAAAGGAAGAAGTCAACGCTCGATCAACGTGACTTTCTTCGGGTGTTCTTGTACTATGCTGCCGTTGACGTCCGTCTCGAGCTCTGGCCCGAGTGCGATTGTTTCCGACGCGAGCCGATATTTAAAAGGCAGAGGAACGACTCCGAATCCCGTCAGGCTGATTCATAGCGCGAACATGTTCGTTATCAGTCAGACAAAAATTTAAGAGACCGGACgttcttcacagagagagagagagagagagagagagagagagagagagagagagaattttgaccGATCGGTTTCCTTGGTTGGTTTCAGACAGAACGGGGACAGCCTTCAAAATAATTTGAACGAGACAAAACTATGGTAAAAACTGTCCATAGCTTTAGTGCCAGAATGGAAACCAGATTAGAACTTGTTCAGCAGCTTTTCAGTGCCATTCGTACACACTTGCAGTAATGGgcagtaagatttttttttaatctctaatTACATCAGTCCCATACTGGCTTGTAATCTAAGCTGCAACAATATATCTGCATAATTAACTTTATACCACTTTATCCCCTCATCCTTCAGTTCTCTTGATATGAATATCACTTGAATACAGCCTAATTCATCATATCAGCTATGTTtggtctttttcttttaaatattccagCATAATTTTTTTGACATACTTCACCAACTTTGAGactgattgcttttttttttttttcaagtatagtGTGGATACATATCCATACTTATTAATATATGATCCATATCGCAATTCAAAcctatttactttatatatattttgcacccTATATTTCTTGCCTTTTTAGTAACTATACAGTATTAGCTAGATTCCATATTTTCCatcatgaaaattttaaagagaaCTCTTTCGTATACTTTTGTAAATTTTGACACACTTATCAAGAGAAgagacatattttcattcattaatgaatACACTTAAAACATTACATACTTtcataatctaatttttttcctctgttaaGAGCTGATAAGATCCTCAAAATACTCATGAAAAGGATAAACTGCTAATGAATAAACACCTAGAATAGTCAATTGCAAGAGACGAAAAATTACCCTTTTATATGGAAAGGCATTGTAGGTTGAAATATGCAACGATGGCCTTTTACAACATAACACCTTAATATCTCAAGACTACTATACTTGTCAGCTACATTAAACTATTCAAGCgtaggatattatatatatatatatatatatatatatatatatatatatatatatatatatatataacaataatatatatatatatatatatatatatataaacccacacTACGGGTCTTGGCTGTCATCACGGTCAGACTCCTGTACCATTAGCAGTCAAAAGCACCTCTTGATCACGATCACTTATATAATTTCAGCAGGGAATAAGGGAGATTcaataatatgcagtaaatgaacGTTGCAGGAAAGATGAACGCCATTATACGCGAACCAACGACCCATTTTAAGGGgggatatacagtatttactttcaAGGCAATAGTGATTAGACTCCCTCCCAATTTTTTCACAGGACAGTTTTACTTTTATCTCTGCAACCCGATTACAAAGTGCAATCAATGTTTTGAGGTGCCTGCAAGATTTCCTCGTTTAATCTTAATTAGAATTGGTCGTTAATGCCTAGACGTCAATCAAATTTGAGTAAGAATATTAATGGCTATACAACCGGATTCTAGGCCATACGAAAGCACcctactccccctccctcctttgcAAACGGGAACCACAAATCACACATCGTTTTACCTGGCACAGTGATCTTTTAAATGGTTTTTGCAGAAAGAAGCAATTCGTCAATTTTCTTCGCCTTTAGTTTATTGTTTTAATGTACGGGAGAGTACGAGCTATGTTTTCATCTATCTACTGAGCGCTGTGATATTGTGAACTTAACAATTATTATGGAGTACGCCACATAAATCTCAGAATGTCTCTGTCCTGTTGTCAATATGACAAATGAATTTGTAGGTCTCACGGAACGTCTTGGGTTCAGTGGGATCcggaaaaaaagaagcaaattgtAAACTGTAACGTGGGATCTAAACTACGTCTTTAGTCACATACAGTCGATGCAAAGCATACAGTTTATATTCCTTTGAATTTAATATGCCTGCAGAATATACAACCAAAGACCATTTtctataccaaaaaaaaaaaaagaagcgtttAAATATGTAACACAACGTTTATTATGATTAGGCAATAGACTGTGGAGATTAAGCAATACAGGTCAAATATCTATACAAAAGTGGTCTCCCACTTAaaactcagtgtgtgtgtgtgtgtgtgtgtgtgtgtgtgtgtgtgtgtgtgtgtgtacgcgcgcgcgctGTTTCGATAGTACATTAGGACATTTTCCCTCATCATGTTTCACACTGAAATCTCTACTCCGTATGTGATCATAAGAATTCACTTTAAAAAACTATGTCCCTCATTTGGAGGATTTCTTAAGCATGCCTCCTATGTTATAAGTTCCTGGACATTgcagtataatttttctttttatactttttaaaaatgcaaatgttgATTTGACGGACGACcccattctggaaaaaaaatcacaagagtgACCTTAAGTTACGTTCATAACCAGAAAGTTGACAATGCCACTGAGTAATAATTGTCTGCTATGGTTCGGTTTCATCTAATGATCAGGGTCACAACAACGAGTCATCAAACCCAGCGTCAAAGCTATGCTGATACAGAAAC
This genomic interval from Macrobrachium rosenbergii isolate ZJJX-2024 chromosome 56, ASM4041242v1, whole genome shotgun sequence contains the following:
- the Nox gene encoding NADPH oxidase 5 isoform X4; this encodes MFQGWVKPLLNRFYGEPLWPDEELQREKQNGELGAREWAELLEVLALVVCGEDAEVTEDLFTKILTSRGVLEKLFRLINKDGDGLVSRQEIMDFIANLTYARPRTGFTRENLEWLEQLFRQALGHKQELSFDDFKKIVHSRNSFFAERVFQIFDRDNSGTVSLSEFLDAMHQFAGKSPNDKIKFLFRVYDLDGDGLIQQSELQKVMKACMEENGMKFSDEQIEDLTLALFEDADTQKQGAITYESLKAQLEKHNGLLENLSISIDRWLVPPNLGSNKESAKNRMSRLKPYQMSLPYMKNNYVYLSFLLGYIAVNLGLFISRAVQFQKENGFYIVARACGQCLNFNCMFVLVLILRQCITYLRSMGASAILPLDQHLYLHKMCGWVIFIFSFVHTLMHCINFPLNIAPNLVVNNQTYTAAEWLFTMKPGLFGLIGGIANPTGVALMVILTLMVICSQPFVRKSGYFEVFYWTHLLYIAFFILTIFHGPNFWKWFVAPGIIFLIERIHRSIRMRTGRGRTYISSGVLLPSKVIHLVIKRPMNFHFHPGDYVFVNIPAIAKYEWHPFTISSAPEQDDELWLHIRAVGEWTNRLYSYFEKAQEKCELQRCQLQVNGQAHCTSIIMHDGSAVKLRVDDVRDLQKKGSSPHMAGTPRVMVTAEPPSGNVNNPVAVRRNGITNHAFEPDSNGNTVDKEEEEEGSVTPIQEIDLSNPMPLVPIEKSSSPNTPNDSSARKKMEKSKSVPDLEKRLRNQDRNAMYIRRKPRVITLDIPSDEEECSSGSEEDTDSEEMMGKITDETQTCVTIAVPNNVSDTSALAAEEGRVRKKSQDAKQRRISRQEERQMRRKSRREEIIAEGGCAIGKPLVIFVDGPFGAPSSHIFHAQHAVLIATGIGVTPFASILQSIMHKYWKARHTCPKCTHSWTSDLPKSVMNLKKVDFFWINRDQRSFEWFVNLLSQLEIEQAEQGGVLERFLDMHMYITSALQKTDMKAVGLQLALDLLHEKEKRDLITGLKTRTNAGRPNWDKVFKQLQNQQKGKITVFYCGPPALGRTLRYKCDEYGFDFRKEIF
- the Nox gene encoding NADPH oxidase 5 isoform X3, producing the protein MFQGWVKPLLNRFYGEPLWPDEELQREKQNGELGAREWAELLEVLALVVCGEDAEVTEDLFTKILTSRGVLEKLFRLINKDGDGLVSRQEIMDFIANLTYARPRTGFTRENLEWLEQLFRQALGHKQELSFDDFKKIVHSRNSFFAERVFQIFDRDNSGTVSLSEFLDAMHQFAGKSPNDKIKFLFRVYDLDGDGLIQQSELQKVMKACMEENGMKFSDEQIEDLTLALFEDADTQKQGAITYESLKAQLEKHNGLLENLSISIDRWLVPPNLGSNKESAKNRMSRLKPYQMSLPYMKNNYVYLSFLLGYIAVNLGLFISRAVQFQKENGFYIVARACGQCLNFNCMFVLVLILRQCITYLRSMGASAILPLDQHLYLHKMCGWVIFIFSFVHTLMHCINFPLNIAPNLVVNNQTYTAAEWLFTMKPGLFGLIGGIANPTGVALMVILTLMVICSQPFVRKSGYFEVFYWTHLLYIAFFILTIFHGPNFWKWFVAPGIIFLIERIHRSIRMRTGRGRTYISSGVLLPSKVIHLVIKRPMNFHFHPGDYVFVNIPAIAKYEWHPFTISSAPEQDDELWLHIRAVGEWTNRLYSYFEKAQEKCELQRCQLQVNGQAHCTSIIMHDGSAVKLRVDDVRDLQKKGSSPHMAGTPRVMVTAEPPSGNVNNPVAVRRNGITNHAFEPDSNGNTVDKEEEEEGSVTPIQEIDLSNPMPLVPIEKSSSPNTPNDSSARKKMEKSKSVPDLEKRLRNQDRNAILRPQTRAATERRFCDRALKKAQSEVLAGNYEFNESLAKSFRYIRRKPRVITLDIPSDEEECSSGSEEDTDSEEMMGKITDETQTCVTIAVPNNVSDTSALAAEEGRVRKKSQDAKQRRISRQEERQMRRKSRREEIIAEGGCAIGKPLVIFVDGPFGAPSSHIFHAQHAVLIATGIGVTPFASILQSIMHKYWKARHTCPKCTHSWTSDLPKSVMNLKKVDFFWINRDQRSFEWFVNLLSQLEIEQAEQGGVLERFLDMHMYITSALQKTDMKAVGLQLALDLLHEKEKRDLITGLKTRTNAGRPNWDKVFKQLQNQQKGKITVFYCGPPALGRTLRYKCDEYGFDFRKEIF